GAGCCGCGCCGGGTCCTCGTCCCACACCCGCGCGATGTCGTTGCCTGCGACGTAGGTGCGGCTGTCATCCGCGAAGCCGAAATAATTCGCCGCGACCTTGAGGCCGTAGCCCGGGAGGTCGCGCTTGAACACGTCGAAGCTCATCACCTGGAAGAGCGTGTCGACGACGTGCCGCCCGGCGATGTCGAGCGCGGGGAAGTCGACCATCCGCTCAGCGAAGCGCATCGAGCTCGGGAACTGCCGCGGTACTGAGCCATCGCGGCCGATGGAGAACGGGACGCCGTGGAGCGAGCAGCGCTTCCGGAGGTAGTCGAAGTCGAAGCCGTAGATGTTGTGGCCCTCGATCACGTCGGGGTCGCGCTCTTGAATGACGCGGACCGTCTCTTCGAGCAGCGCTTTCTCCGACGAGTCGCGCGCGTGCAGCAGCCGCGACCAGCCCTGGTTGTCGCTCAGCGCGACGATGATGACGGCGTGCTCGGGCCGCTCGGGCTGCGGGAAGCCGTCTGGCGCGTAGACCTCGATATCGAGTTGCAGCCGGTGGATGTGCTCGAAGGCCATGCCCTTGAAGAGCGTGCGGCCGGTCTGCATGAGGTAGAGCTGCTCCGGGTTGCCAGCGAAATAGATCTCGTCTGGGCGCCGCTTGTCCGATTCCGTGGCGCGTTCGACGTGGCGCACGGCGTCCCAGTAGGCGCGGACCGACGTGAAGACGACGAGGTCGCGAAAGTAGGCCTGCCCGCCGCGATCCTCGTCTACCTTCACGGACGCGTCGAGGCGTTGGTAGCGGAAGCGCTCGCGCCCAAAGCCGCGCAGCAACTCGGCGTCATGGATGAGCATGAAGGGGTAGAACGGCACCTCCTCCGTCTCGATCGTGCCTCCGTCGGGGTGATCGAAGCCGCGCCGCCAGTAGAGCCGCATGCGTGCGGGTTCCGCTTCGCGCCCCGAGGTGTCACGCACGAGGTGCAGCGCCACGAGGCCCTCGGCCGGGTCCTTGCCGTAGAGCGCCGTGTCGTGGCCGTCTGACACAGAAAGCGGAGTGGGGTGGGAAGCGTCAGGCATAGCGGTTTCGCGTACGCACAAACGCCGCCCTCGTGCCGCAGTGCGAGCAGTAAAAGCGGAGGCTTTTTCGGGTAATCACACGAGGCCACGACGAAGGGTGGAGGTCTAGTCTGGCGCATCGCCTAACCGCAAGACCTCTCCTCACCCAGGTACCTCTCATGTCGATTGCTGCTCTTTCCGGTAGTGTAGCCCGCTTCGCACGCCCTCGCGGCGTTGACCTGCTCGCACGCACGCAGCCGTTCCACGCGTGGCACAGCGCCCGCACGAGCGCGGCCTGCTGGTCCTACTCGCGGTCCCTCGACGAGGCCACGGGGCCGACCGTCGCCATCCGCAGCGAGTGCGGCCAGGCGCAGCGTGGCATCAACTTCGCCTCGCAGGACTACCTCGGCCTCTCGGCGCACCCGGCCGTGCACGAAGCGGTGTCGGACGCCCTCGCTGCCTTCGGTCCGCACAGCGCCGGGTCGCCGATGCTGCTCGGCAACACGGCCCTCTCGCTCGACCTAGAGCGCGAGATCGCGGACGCCCTGCACATGGCCGAGACGGTGCTCTTCCCGACGGGATGGGCGGCGGGCTTCGGGGCGATCGTCGGGCTGGTGCGCCCCTACGACCACATCGTGATGGACGAACTGGCTCACGCCTGTCTACAGCAGGGGGCCCATGCCGCCACGCGCAACGTCCATCGGCATCGGCACGGCTCGGCCGAACATGTGGAGAAAGTGCTGGCCGCGATCCGCGCACAGGACTCCAAGAACGGCGTCCTCGTCATCACGGAAGGCCTCTTCTCGATGGACTCCGACACGCCAGACCTCGCGCGCCTGCAAGCCCTCTGTCATGACTACGACGCCACGCTGTTGGTCGACATCGCGCACGATTTCGGGTCGCTCGGACCGGACGGCACCGGAAGCCTAGGCCTCCAGGGGCTGCTAGGCGAGGTCGACCTTGTGATGGGGAGCTTCTCGAAAACGTTCGCGTCCAACGGCGGCTTCGTCGCCGTGCGCGACCCTGCCGTGAAGCACTACCTCAAGATCATGGGCGGGCCGCACATCTTCTCGAACGCGCTCTCGCCGCTACAGTGCGCGGCGGTCCAGGCCGCGCTCCGCATCGTGCGTTCCGAAGAGGGGGCCGCGCGGCGGGCCTCGCTGCTCCGGGCTGTGACCGCGCTCCGGGGTGCGTTGGCCGACGAAGGCATCGCGTGCCTCGGTGCGCCCTCCGCCATCGTGCCTGTGCCGATCGGTGAGCGGGACGTGGCGCGGATTGCTGCGAAGCTCATCGCGGAGCGCGGGGTGCTCGCCAACCTCGTCGAATATCCGGCCGTCCCGGAGGACGGAGCACGGTTTCGGATGCAAGCCATGGCGACACACACGCCGGAGCAGGCGCGGGAAGCAGCGGCCATCGTGAGCGCAGCCATCGCAGACGCACAGAACCAGGTCGCCGGACTCAAGGCACCAGGCGTGCAGGCTGCGGCATAGGCCTAGGGTGACGTGCAATGCCTAGGGGAGGAGGCTCCGCGTGCGACGGGAGACGAGCGACAACAATGCGAGGAGGCAAGGGTACAGCATCGATAGAAATCGGTACGAAAGGACTATGCTTCCGGCCCGGAGGAGGGTTGGCGGGGCGACCACGCGCGAGTAGATTCGCCGCCTATTACCGCCCTGCGCGGCGTCTCCTATCCGACTAGCACGACCTCGCCGTGGAGACGCGACCATCCATCAAGCTCCATGCGGGTCCTGCTTCTTGTGGTTGCCGTGGCTGTGTCCGCACAGGCTCAGTCTTCCGAGAGGCCCAGGCGTGCCCCGCTGAGGCACGCCTACCTCGGCGTCGACGACGGGCTCTCGCACAGCCGCGTCAACGCCATCGCGCAGGACGCCGAGGGCTTCCTCTGGTTCGGCACCGACGACGGCCTCAGCCGCTACGACGGCACCGGCTTTCGCATCTATCGCCACGATCCGGACGAGCCGCGCTCGCTGCCGCACAGCCGCGTCACGGCACTCCACGTCGAGGACGACGGGACGCTCTGGGTGGGCACCCAGCAGGGCCTCAGCCGCTTCGATCGTCGCGTCGGAGCGTTTCAGCGGTATCGTGCGGCGGTGGACAGCGCGGGCCACTGCAACGGCCTCGTCGTCGCCATCGACCGCAATCCGGAGGGACGGTTGCACGTGGGTACGAACGCGTCGTACCTGTGCGAGCTGGTCGAGGACGGCCCGCAGGACAGCGCCGGACTAGCGAGAGCTACCCTACGGCAGCGAGGCAAGCTGGCCCCCGGAAACGTAGCCTGCCCCTTCAGTATCTATGACTTGCGGTGCAGCTACCCGCGCCCGTCGACCACCTTCCACGGGCCGCTCATCGTCGAGGCTGGCCCGCGCCACCTGGGTGAGGCGTTCTCGATCGGCGGAGATCCGGGGCTGGGCCTATGGATCGAACGATGGAAGCGCGGCGCGTGGGAGCGGTTCGCTCGTTGGCCCGCGAGCAGCATCCCCGTTGGCACCCAGGTGAGCATCCGCCTGAGCGACGGCATCATCTGGGCCGCGACGGAGGGACAAGGCATCGCCGAGATCGACCTGGACAACGAGACCGTCGCATTGCTCTCGCTGGGGCCACCGGGCGGGGGGGGAGTAGGACCGCCCGTGCAAGTCTTCGCGCTTTTCCGCGATCGCCAGGGCCTCGTCTGGGTCGGAACGAACCAGGGGCTCTTTCGCTTCGGCGGCACGCCCTCGTCCTTCAACTGGGAGCGGCGCATCGAGGGGGACGCGCGCGCGCTGAGCGACGACCGCGTCAACGGGATGCTCGTGGACCGCGCGGGTACGCTGTGGGTGGCGACCAACGACGGCCTGAACCGCCGCCGCGCCGGCGAGGAGGGCTTCGAGCCGCTGCGGACCGACCTCGACGGCGAACACGCCAACGCATTCTGGTGGCCCTTCGAGGACCGGGCGGGTACGCTCTGGCTGGGCACAAAACGCCGCGGCCTGATGCGCCTCGACCGTGTGACGGGGCGGTTCGAATCGATCTACATCCCGCCGGGACTCTTCCCCGAAGAACTCGGCATCGAAGCGTGGTCTATCCTCCCGGTCCGCCACCTCACAGAGGACCAGCACAACACGCTCTGGATCAGTACCTCGATCGGGCTCTTTCGACGCGATCCAGATGGAACGCTCACGAGCTACCTCCATGACCCGAGCCGACTGGGGGGGCTTCCCGATCCCCGCGTCAGCATCGTCCACGAGGACTCCGCTGGCGGTCGTTGGATCGGTACCGACGGTGGGCTGTGTCGCCTAGTGGACGAGACGCCGCCGGGCCGCTTCGACTGTGTGCGGCACCGCCCCGACGATCCGACGAGCCTCGGCGCGGATGTCGTGTGGACCATCACCGAGAGCGCTGCCGACCCGGGTGCGCTCTGGGTCGGGACGATCGGAGGAGGGCTGTGCCGCTTCGACCTCGCCGCGGAGACGTGCCGTCGCTACACGACCTCCGACGGGCTGCCCAACAACACCGTCTATGGCGTTCTCGCTGACGACGACGGCGGGCTCTGGATGAGCACCAACGGCGGCCTTGCCCGCCTAGAGATCGCCACGGAGACATTTACCGTGTTTGCCGCGACGGAAGGGCTGCGCTCCGACGCGTTCGACTTCATGTCCTACCATCGCGCCGACGATGGGCGGCTCTTTTTCGGTGGTCCGCGCGGCTTCTACGCGTTTCACCCGGACAGCCTTCGCGCAAGTACCTATGTCCCGCCGGTCGCCATCACCGGCGTGCGCACCTTCGACCAGGCGCGCCCGGGCCTGCCCGCCGACGGCGACACGCTCCGCCTCGCGCACAACGAGAACTTCGTCTCGTTCGAGTTTGCGGCGTTCGACTTCGAGCGGCCGCGCCAGAACCAGTACCGCTACCGCCTCATCGGAGTAGACGAACAGTGGCGCACCACGATGGGAGAGCGGCCCGAGGCGCGCTACACCGACGTGCCGCCCGGCACGTACACGTTCGAGGTGCTCGGCGCGAACCACGACGGGCTCTACAACCCGGAGGCGGTGCGGCTGACGCTCGACATTGTGCCAGCCTGGTGGCAGGCGTGGTGGTTCCGGAGCGGCGCGCTGCTGCTGGCGACGGTCAGCCTCGGTGCGCTCGGCGTGGGGACGGTGCGTCGGCGCGAGGCGGCGTGGCGGCGCGAGCAGGCCGAGGCCGCCGAGATGCAGCGGCGGCTGGCCGAGAGCCGTGAGCGCGAGCGCGCCCGCATCGCCCGCGAGCTCCACGACGGGCCCGTGCAGCAGCTCTACCGCATCGGCCACGACCTCGACCGGCTGGCCCATCACGAGGCGCAGGTCGCCCCACCTGTGCAGGCCGCGCGCGATGCCCTCACCGGCGTGGCGAGCGAGCTACGCGGCGTGCTGAGCACGCTCCGCCCGCCGCTCATCGAGCACCTTGGTGTGGGAGCCGCCCTCGGCGCGCTCGTCCGGCAGTCCCGCCCGCACTTCCCCGATGCCGATCTCCACGCCGAGATTGAAGCGGACGGACGGCAACTCTCACTCGACGCCCAGCACGCGCTCTACCGCATCGCGCAGGAAGCCCTCGCCAACGCCGCCAAGCACGCCGAGGCGCGCGCCGTGCTCATCCGTCTCTCGGAGGAGGGGCCGCGCGTGCGCCTCACGGTTCGCGACGACGGGCGCGGCTTTGCCGTCCCCGACCGGCTCGTACGGTTCGCGCGAGAGGAGCGCTATGGCCTCGTCGGTGCCGCCGAGCGCGTCGAGCAACTCGGCGGGCGCTTCGCGGTGGAGTCCACGCCGGGGCACGGCACCCAGGTGCTCGTAGAACTCGACGCTGACCAGGGGTAACCCCCCGCCACGGTCTGGAGCAGAGGGACTTCGAGGCGCTCGATTGGTACCGATGTCGGCGAGAACGGAACCTTCGGACCATCCGGCAGGGGGATGCCCCCGCGTTGTTTGCGGAGCCTCCTCCACCGACCGGCTCCGACCATGACGACCCGTGCTTGCTCCCGCCACATGGCGCTCTTCCTGCTAGGCTGCCTCCTGGCAGTGGCAGCGGTCCCTGAGAGCAGCGCACAGTTCGACCGCCTTCGCGACCGGGCCCGCAAGGCCGCCGAGGAGGTGCAGCGCGACAGCAATGACGAGAGTGCCGCCGAGGCTGAGCGTCCGAGCCGCCGCGAGCAGTACCTCGAAAGTCGTGGGCTCGAAGACACCGAAGAGGTCGCGACACCGGAGCCAACCGGGCTGGCTCCGCT
The Bacteroidota bacterium DNA segment above includes these coding regions:
- a CDS encoding aminotransferase class I/II-fold pyridoxal phosphate-dependent enzyme, with protein sequence MSIAALSGSVARFARPRGVDLLARTQPFHAWHSARTSAACWSYSRSLDEATGPTVAIRSECGQAQRGINFASQDYLGLSAHPAVHEAVSDALAAFGPHSAGSPMLLGNTALSLDLEREIADALHMAETVLFPTGWAAGFGAIVGLVRPYDHIVMDELAHACLQQGAHAATRNVHRHRHGSAEHVEKVLAAIRAQDSKNGVLVITEGLFSMDSDTPDLARLQALCHDYDATLLVDIAHDFGSLGPDGTGSLGLQGLLGEVDLVMGSFSKTFASNGGFVAVRDPAVKHYLKIMGGPHIFSNALSPLQCAAVQAALRIVRSEEGAARRASLLRAVTALRGALADEGIACLGAPSAIVPVPIGERDVARIAAKLIAERGVLANLVEYPAVPEDGARFRMQAMATHTPEQAREAAAIVSAAIADAQNQVAGLKAPGVQAAA
- a CDS encoding two-component regulator propeller domain-containing protein, with the protein product MRVLLLVVAVAVSAQAQSSERPRRAPLRHAYLGVDDGLSHSRVNAIAQDAEGFLWFGTDDGLSRYDGTGFRIYRHDPDEPRSLPHSRVTALHVEDDGTLWVGTQQGLSRFDRRVGAFQRYRAAVDSAGHCNGLVVAIDRNPEGRLHVGTNASYLCELVEDGPQDSAGLARATLRQRGKLAPGNVACPFSIYDLRCSYPRPSTTFHGPLIVEAGPRHLGEAFSIGGDPGLGLWIERWKRGAWERFARWPASSIPVGTQVSIRLSDGIIWAATEGQGIAEIDLDNETVALLSLGPPGGGGVGPPVQVFALFRDRQGLVWVGTNQGLFRFGGTPSSFNWERRIEGDARALSDDRVNGMLVDRAGTLWVATNDGLNRRRAGEEGFEPLRTDLDGEHANAFWWPFEDRAGTLWLGTKRRGLMRLDRVTGRFESIYIPPGLFPEELGIEAWSILPVRHLTEDQHNTLWISTSIGLFRRDPDGTLTSYLHDPSRLGGLPDPRVSIVHEDSAGGRWIGTDGGLCRLVDETPPGRFDCVRHRPDDPTSLGADVVWTITESAADPGALWVGTIGGGLCRFDLAAETCRRYTTSDGLPNNTVYGVLADDDGGLWMSTNGGLARLEIATETFTVFAATEGLRSDAFDFMSYHRADDGRLFFGGPRGFYAFHPDSLRASTYVPPVAITGVRTFDQARPGLPADGDTLRLAHNENFVSFEFAAFDFERPRQNQYRYRLIGVDEQWRTTMGERPEARYTDVPPGTYTFEVLGANHDGLYNPEAVRLTLDIVPAWWQAWWFRSGALLLATVSLGALGVGTVRRREAAWRREQAEAAEMQRRLAESRERERARIARELHDGPVQQLYRIGHDLDRLAHHEAQVAPPVQAARDALTGVASELRGVLSTLRPPLIEHLGVGAALGALVRQSRPHFPDADLHAEIEADGRQLSLDAQHALYRIAQEALANAAKHAEARAVLIRLSEEGPRVRLTVRDDGRGFAVPDRLVRFAREERYGLVGAAERVEQLGGRFAVESTPGHGTQVLVELDADQG